The following proteins are encoded in a genomic region of Dokdonia donghaensis DSW-1:
- the pdhA gene encoding pyruvate dehydrogenase (acetyl-transferring) E1 component subunit alpha, with protein MKKITKETYLNWYEEMLFWRKFEDKLAQVYIQQKVRGFLHLYNGQEAILAGSLHAMDLSKDKMITAYRNHVQPIGMGVDPKRVMAELYGKGTGTSQGLGGSMHIFSKEKGFYGGHGIVGGQIPLGAGMAFGDKYNKTGAVTLCYFGDGAARQGSLHETFNMAMLWKLPVVFCVENNGYAMGTSVARTANHEDIWKLGLGYEMPCGPVDAMNPVAVAEAMDEAIERARRGDGPTFLELKTYRYRGHSMSDAQHYRTKDEVAEYQKIDPITQVKEVILEKGYATEEEIDEMGKNVKKRVAECEKFAEESPFPDVNVMYDVVYDQEDYPFIPHRL; from the coding sequence ATGAAAAAAATCACGAAGGAAACCTACCTTAATTGGTACGAAGAGATGCTCTTCTGGCGCAAGTTTGAAGACAAGCTAGCTCAAGTATATATTCAGCAAAAAGTACGTGGCTTTCTACACCTGTATAATGGGCAAGAAGCAATACTAGCAGGATCACTACACGCAATGGATTTATCTAAGGATAAAATGATTACTGCATACCGTAATCACGTGCAACCTATCGGGATGGGAGTAGACCCAAAGCGAGTAATGGCAGAGCTTTATGGTAAAGGAACTGGCACCTCACAAGGTCTTGGAGGTTCTATGCACATATTTTCTAAAGAAAAAGGATTTTACGGAGGTCACGGTATTGTAGGGGGGCAAATCCCACTAGGTGCAGGAATGGCTTTTGGAGATAAATATAACAAGACAGGTGCGGTGACGCTTTGCTACTTTGGAGACGGAGCAGCAAGACAAGGATCGCTACACGAGACATTTAATATGGCAATGCTCTGGAAACTTCCAGTAGTATTTTGTGTAGAAAATAATGGGTACGCAATGGGAACTTCTGTTGCGCGTACTGCAAACCACGAAGATATCTGGAAACTAGGTTTAGGATATGAGATGCCTTGTGGACCTGTAGATGCGATGAATCCTGTGGCCGTAGCCGAAGCGATGGACGAAGCTATCGAGAGAGCTCGCCGTGGTGACGGACCTACATTTTTAGAGCTCAAAACCTACCGTTATAGAGGTCACTCTATGTCTGATGCACAACACTATCGTACAAAAGATGAGGTGGCAGAGTATCAAAAAATAGATCCTATCACTCAGGTTAAGGAGGTTATCTTAGAAAAAGGTTATGCAACCGAAGAAGAGATAGATGAAATGGGCAAAAACGTTAAGAAACGCGTTGCAGAGTGTGAGAAGTTTGCAGAAGAAAGCCCATTCCCAGATGTAAATGTTATGTACGATGTAGTGTACGATCAAGAAGATTATCCATTCATACCTCATAGATTATAA
- the porV gene encoding type IX secretion system outer membrane channel protein PorV: MNKFLSLLIAAFILSSASIQAQDEPNTITTAVPFLAIAGDARAAGMGEQGVATSPDAYAVQWNPAKLAFLPDQHNVGINYTPYLGNLVNDIGLLQAVYANRIDDRSAFAASLRYFSLGTINTRTGAEGPGLDIKPNEFSIDATYALKLDDQFSMAVSGRFLQSNLRIQQLDEFADASPASSFGVDISGYYQSEEQVYNNFDGRWRAGFNISNIGPKVSYDDAGQENFIPTNLKLGGGFDFILDSYNKIFVGLEFNKLLVPTPPLRGRVDTNGDGEITSEDDVVIIAGQDDDVNFFSGIFQSFGDAPDGFSEELKEVTWSLATEYTYNDVFALRAGYFNESDIKGARKFATLGAGFEFNSIDLDLSYLFSTGSVRSPLENTLRFGLTFTFGEEYDEY, from the coding sequence ATGAATAAGTTTTTATCGCTGTTAATAGCAGCTTTTATTTTGTCTAGTGCATCTATCCAGGCACAAGATGAGCCTAATACAATTACCACGGCAGTTCCTTTTCTTGCTATTGCTGGAGACGCACGTGCTGCGGGTATGGGAGAGCAGGGAGTTGCAACGAGTCCAGATGCTTATGCTGTACAATGGAACCCAGCAAAACTGGCCTTTCTACCAGATCAACATAACGTGGGTATAAACTACACACCTTACTTAGGAAACCTAGTAAATGATATAGGGCTGCTCCAGGCAGTCTACGCAAACCGTATTGATGACCGTAGCGCTTTTGCGGCAAGTCTACGTTATTTTAGCCTTGGTACTATTAATACAAGAACCGGTGCAGAAGGTCCTGGGTTAGATATTAAGCCTAATGAGTTTTCTATAGACGCAACATATGCTCTTAAGCTAGATGATCAATTCTCAATGGCGGTTTCTGGGCGCTTTTTACAGAGTAACTTGCGTATACAGCAACTCGATGAGTTTGCAGATGCCAGTCCGGCGAGTTCTTTTGGGGTAGATATCTCAGGTTATTACCAGTCTGAAGAGCAGGTGTATAACAACTTTGATGGTAGATGGAGAGCTGGATTTAATATCTCAAACATAGGTCCTAAAGTGAGTTATGACGATGCTGGTCAAGAAAACTTTATCCCAACTAACTTAAAGTTAGGAGGAGGTTTTGATTTCATACTAGATAGTTATAATAAAATATTTGTAGGTCTTGAGTTTAATAAACTACTCGTGCCTACACCACCTTTAAGAGGAAGAGTAGATACTAATGGAGATGGAGAAATCACATCTGAAGATGATGTTGTAATTATAGCAGGTCAAGATGATGATGTAAACTTCTTCTCAGGTATTTTTCAATCTTTTGGAGATGCGCCAGATGGATTTAGTGAAGAGTTAAAGGAAGTGACGTGGTCGCTTGCAACAGAGTATACGTATAATGATGTGTTTGCTTTAAGAGCAGGATACTTTAATGAAAGTGATATTAAAGGAGCGCGTAAATTTGCAACACTAGGAGCTGGGTTTGAGTTTAACTCAATAGACCTAGATCTATCTTATCTATTTTCTACAGGATCTGTAAGAAGTCCTTTGGAAAACACGCTTCGTTTTGGACTTACGTTTACCTTTGGTGAAGAGTACGACGAGTACTAG
- a CDS encoding cytidine deaminase codes for MEKIKIESFLDVYSSKDEIPETISSLMDEAFAARERAYAPYSNFLVGAAILLDNGEVVTGNNQENACYPAGLCAERTAIFYASSQYPDAKMLTMAITARARDKETIDPIPPCGVCRQAIAEYEIKQEAPIELYFMGEKGKVVKSASLENILPLLFTSKYL; via the coding sequence ATGGAAAAAATAAAAATCGAATCGTTTCTTGATGTGTATTCCTCTAAGGATGAGATTCCAGAAACGATTTCTTCTTTAATGGATGAAGCATTTGCTGCTAGAGAGCGAGCGTATGCTCCGTATTCTAACTTCTTAGTGGGTGCTGCTATTCTTCTTGATAATGGAGAGGTTGTTACCGGTAATAACCAAGAGAATGCTTGTTATCCCGCTGGATTATGTGCAGAGCGCACAGCCATTTTTTATGCATCTTCACAATATCCAGATGCAAAGATGCTCACAATGGCAATTACAGCACGCGCTAGAGATAAAGAAACTATAGATCCTATACCGCCGTGTGGTGTGTGCAGGCAAGCTATTGCAGAGTATGAAATCAAGCAAGAAGCGCCCATTGAGCTTTATTTTATGGGAGAAAAGGGTAAGGTGGTTAAGAGTGCCTCTTTAGAAAATATACTTCCGCTACTCTTTACTTCAAAGTATCTATAA